CACGCATTTTCCACCTGAGCAGATTTCTCCAGCTGAGCAGCCTCCTTCTCCCGGTCCTCCACCTTCAAAACAATAAGCTGGAAAGTCTACTCCTGCAACAATACTCTTTTGATCTTCTCTTGAAAGTTTCTTTTGATTTTTCATAGTTCTTGATTTTTTGGTATTTCCTACTCTATAAGCTTTTCGGATAACGCTTGCTTAAAAATAGGATTTATTTCACTAATAATCAAACATTTAAATTAAATTCAATCATTATACAATCTCTTGAACTACTATTTATAGTATATTTTAATTTTAAATCCATATATATTTTTTAATTAAAAATATTTTAACTAATTTTACTATACCTACAAATTTTTAATTAAAATAATATGAAAAATTTAAAAAAACTACAAAAAGGCCAATTAAAAAACATTTCCGGAGGAGCTAATCTTCCCGAACAAGATTTCTGCATGTATTATTGCAATGGAGTTATTGTATGCGCTACTTGCAGCGATGATTTCAAATGCCCGGACACAAACAGTGATATGTAATCATTACCATCACAATGTCATAAAACAGAACCGTTTCTTTACAGAAGCGGTTTTTTATTTCCTCTGGATTAAAATAAGATAGGTTTTAGCTCTTTGGATATTCTTTCCAACCTTTGTAAAGTTTTATATATAATAAATGATTTATGAGGCTAAAATGATTGTTGTGGGAATAATTCAGGAATCGGTATATATTGATTCGGTATAGAGTTACGGGATTCAGTATTAAGAAATAGAATGTGGCAGATGTAAGGATACACCTTTATTTCCATTGTGTCATTTCGCAGGAATCCAGGCTTAATTATTAGAGGCTTAAAGATTACAATCTCCCGTTTTCAAGCT
The nucleotide sequence above comes from Chryseobacterium sp. 7. Encoded proteins:
- a CDS encoding bacteriocin-like protein; translated protein: MKNQKKLSREDQKSIVAGVDFPAYCFEGGGPGEGGCSAGEICSGGKCVPYGGGPGGGGNPGGGGDTYTCICPWGTFTQPTPCPEFYCITG
- a CDS encoding bacteriocin-like protein, which produces MKNLKKLQKGQLKNISGGANLPEQDFCMYYCNGVIVCATCSDDFKCPDTNSDM